A window from Streptomyces sp. NBC_00299 encodes these proteins:
- a CDS encoding TetR/AcrR family transcriptional regulator, whose amino-acid sequence MAEGLRERKKRETRQRLSDIATGLFLEHGFLTVTIADVAEAADVSVNTVYNYFPAKEDLFFDRSAGVVEQLSCWVRGRDEGESAARAVLREMRAEVEAVSPRIGLLEGYDRFMRVIHEAPPLRSRLWSLQQEILDHLEATLREEAGAADGDPLPGLIAGQISWIHGTVFVAVGREMLKGRNPDEVSREMLVLLDDMEELLSEKVLNYAVRGA is encoded by the coding sequence ATGGCTGAAGGGCTCAGGGAGCGGAAGAAGCGCGAGACGAGGCAGCGGCTCTCGGACATCGCCACCGGGCTGTTCCTGGAGCACGGGTTCCTGACGGTGACCATCGCGGACGTGGCGGAGGCCGCCGACGTCTCCGTGAACACCGTCTACAACTACTTCCCGGCGAAGGAGGACCTCTTCTTCGACCGCTCCGCCGGCGTCGTCGAGCAGCTCTCCTGCTGGGTGCGCGGCCGGGACGAAGGGGAGTCGGCCGCCCGGGCCGTGCTGCGTGAAATGCGTGCCGAGGTCGAGGCGGTCTCGCCGCGGATCGGCCTCCTGGAGGGCTACGACCGCTTCATGCGCGTCATCCACGAGGCGCCGCCGCTGCGCTCCCGGCTTTGGAGCCTCCAGCAGGAGATCCTCGACCACCTGGAAGCCACCCTGCGTGAGGAGGCCGGTGCGGCTGACGGTGACCCGCTCCCCGGGCTGATCGCGGGTCAGATCTCCTGGATCCACGGCACCGTCTTCGTCGCCGTCGGCCGCGAGATGCTCAAGGGGCGCAATCCGGACGAAGTATCACGAGAGATGCTGGTCCTTCTCGACGACATGGAGGAGCTGTTGAGCGAGAAGGTGCTCAACTACGCCGTCCGTGGCGCGTAA
- a CDS encoding SCO5389 family protein encodes MSLDVSPALLEQAERGEVDEAAFVDCVRTSLPYAWEMISSLVAQLKVDGGSFADNQTPPPDEQARGQLLRALASDAIRGALQRHFGVRLAFQNCHRVAVFPLDSSVDETLTRFTSVRSQVMNQSPEFRDC; translated from the coding sequence ATGTCGCTCGACGTCTCACCGGCCCTACTCGAACAGGCCGAGCGAGGCGAGGTCGACGAAGCCGCCTTCGTCGACTGCGTCCGGACCTCCCTGCCCTATGCGTGGGAGATGATCAGCTCCCTGGTGGCCCAGCTGAAGGTCGACGGCGGTTCGTTCGCCGACAACCAGACGCCCCCGCCGGACGAGCAGGCACGTGGCCAGCTGCTGCGTGCGCTTGCGAGTGACGCGATACGCGGCGCGCTGCAGCGGCACTTCGGGGTGCGACTGGCCTTCCAGAACTGCCACCGGGTGGCGGTGTTCCCGCTTGACTCCTCGGTCGACGAGACGCTGACCCGCTTTACCTCGGTCCGCAGTCAGGTGATGAACCAGTCGCCGGAATTCAGGGACTGCTGA
- a CDS encoding ABC transporter permease, with translation MLLHDTALIYGRYLRQSLRSRFALLFGVLMPLLYLLFFGPLLTDLPLGGEGSSWQVLVPGLLLQLGLFGASFAGFSIIIEQSQGVVERMRVTPVSRLALLLGRVLRDATVFVFQAVLLVLAALVMGLRAPLPGVLIGFAFVGLLTVSLASLSYALAMKVRTPQEFGPAINAMTMPMMLLSGLMLPMTLGPTWLDVLSHFVPFRYLVDAVRDAYVGSYATTPMLYGVLVAIAFAALAVTVGTRVFRTAGA, from the coding sequence ATGCTGCTGCACGACACGGCCCTCATCTACGGCCGCTATCTCCGTCAGTCCCTGCGCTCCCGCTTCGCCCTGCTCTTCGGCGTGCTGATGCCGCTGCTGTACCTGCTGTTCTTCGGCCCGCTGCTGACGGATCTCCCGCTGGGCGGGGAGGGCAGTTCGTGGCAGGTCCTCGTCCCCGGGCTGCTGCTCCAACTCGGCCTGTTCGGCGCGTCGTTCGCCGGGTTCTCTATCATCATCGAGCAGAGCCAGGGGGTGGTGGAGCGGATGCGGGTGACGCCCGTCAGCCGGCTCGCTCTGCTGCTCGGCCGGGTGCTGCGCGATGCCACGGTGTTCGTCTTCCAGGCGGTGCTGCTGGTGCTCGCGGCGCTGGTGATGGGCCTGCGGGCACCCCTGCCCGGCGTGCTGATCGGATTCGCGTTCGTCGGACTGCTGACGGTGTCGCTGGCCTCGCTGTCGTACGCGCTCGCCATGAAGGTCCGTACCCCGCAGGAGTTCGGCCCGGCGATCAACGCCATGACGATGCCGATGATGCTGCTGTCGGGCCTGATGCTGCCGATGACGCTGGGGCCGACGTGGCTGGACGTGCTGTCGCACTTCGTGCCGTTCCGCTATCTGGTGGACGCCGTGCGCGACGCGTACGTCGGCTCGTACGCGACAACGCCCATGCTGTACGGCGTTCTGGTCGCGATCGCCTTCGCCGCGCTGGCCGTGACGGTCGGCACACGCGTGTTCCGAACCGCCGGAGCGTAA
- a CDS encoding STAS domain-containing protein, giving the protein MHIRGDHAELVVGGVLDVRSAADARTVLHSAVDDGVGDLVLDLSELDSWDATGLGVIMGAHRRAGRCGRRLVLRGVPPQMQRLLVATRLHRILAIEGGIGVESLPRV; this is encoded by the coding sequence ATGCACATCAGGGGCGACCACGCCGAACTGGTCGTCGGGGGCGTCCTCGACGTCCGCAGCGCGGCGGACGCCCGTACGGTCCTGCACTCGGCCGTCGACGACGGAGTCGGCGATCTGGTGCTGGACCTGTCCGAGCTGGATTCCTGGGACGCCACCGGACTCGGGGTGATCATGGGAGCCCACCGGCGGGCCGGCCGCTGCGGCCGGCGCCTGGTGCTGCGCGGCGTACCGCCGCAGATGCAGCGCCTGCTGGTGGCCACCCGGCTGCACCGGATCCTGGCGATCGAGGGCGGCATCGGGGTGGAGTCCCTGCCTCGGGTGTGA
- a CDS encoding response regulator transcription factor has product MIRVLVAEDQSAVRAGLVLILRSAPDIDVVGEAADGEQAVALARELRPDLVLMDVQMPRLDGVSATRQVVAERLADVLVLTTFDLDEYVFGALRAGASGFLLKNTDAKDLLEAVRTVARGEGLIAPAVTRRLISEFAAKPVREPTADLSVLDSLTRREREVLSCLGEGLSNADVASRLDMAEATVKTHVSRLLGKLELRSRVQAAVLAQELGI; this is encoded by the coding sequence ATGATCCGCGTGCTCGTCGCCGAGGACCAGTCCGCCGTCCGTGCCGGGCTGGTCCTCATCCTGCGCAGCGCGCCCGACATCGACGTGGTCGGCGAGGCGGCGGACGGTGAGCAGGCGGTGGCCCTGGCCCGCGAACTGCGGCCCGACCTGGTGCTGATGGACGTGCAGATGCCACGCCTGGACGGAGTGTCGGCGACCCGGCAGGTCGTCGCCGAGCGGCTGGCGGACGTTCTCGTGCTGACCACCTTCGACCTGGACGAGTACGTGTTCGGGGCGTTGCGGGCGGGCGCGTCCGGGTTCCTGCTCAAGAACACCGACGCCAAGGACCTGCTGGAGGCGGTACGCACGGTCGCGCGCGGCGAGGGCCTCATCGCCCCGGCCGTCACCCGGCGCCTGATCTCGGAGTTCGCCGCGAAACCCGTGCGGGAGCCGACCGCCGACCTGTCCGTCCTGGACAGCCTCACCCGGCGCGAGCGCGAGGTGCTGTCCTGCCTGGGCGAGGGCCTGTCCAACGCCGACGTCGCGTCCCGGCTCGACATGGCCGAGGCGACCGTTAAGACACATGTCAGCCGATTGCTGGGGAAACTGGAGCTGCGCAGCCGGGTCCAAGCGGCCGTATTGGCACAGGAGTTGGGCATCTGA
- a CDS encoding cob(I)yrinic acid a,c-diamide adenosyltransferase produces MVNLTRIYTRTGDQGTTALGDMSRVAKTDLRISAYADANEANAVLGTAIALGGLDEDVVKVLTRVQNDLFDVGADLSTPVVENPEFPPLRVEQFYIDKLEADCDHFNEQLEKLRSFILPGGTPGAALLHQACTVVRRAERSTWTALEVHGEAMNPLTATYLNRLSDLLFILARIANKEVGDVLWVPGGER; encoded by the coding sequence ATGGTCAATCTGACGCGCATCTACACCAGGACCGGCGACCAGGGCACCACCGCCCTCGGCGACATGAGCCGGGTCGCCAAGACCGATCTGCGGATCTCGGCGTACGCCGACGCCAACGAGGCCAATGCGGTGCTCGGCACCGCCATCGCGCTGGGCGGGCTCGACGAGGACGTCGTCAAGGTCCTCACCCGTGTGCAGAACGACCTGTTCGACGTGGGCGCGGACCTGTCGACGCCGGTGGTGGAGAACCCGGAGTTCCCGCCCCTGCGGGTCGAGCAGTTCTACATCGACAAGCTGGAAGCCGACTGCGACCACTTCAACGAGCAGTTGGAGAAGCTGCGGTCCTTCATCCTGCCGGGCGGCACACCGGGTGCGGCCCTGCTGCACCAGGCCTGCACGGTCGTACGCCGTGCCGAGCGCTCGACGTGGACGGCGCTGGAGGTCCACGGCGAGGCGATGAACCCGCTGACGGCGACCTATCTGAACCGCCTGTCCGACCTCCTGTTCATCCTGGCGAGGATCGCGAACAAGGAGGTCGGGGACGTGCTGTGGGTGCCGGGCGGGGAACGCTAG
- a CDS encoding DUF5708 family protein, with amino-acid sequence MSEASRNLLEGAATFLVGLPLWLFTEDVEVPVITLTKVGLVMMCVGGALVALGLFQRARESA; translated from the coding sequence GTGAGCGAGGCGTCGAGGAACCTGCTGGAGGGCGCCGCCACCTTCTTGGTCGGCCTGCCGCTGTGGCTGTTCACCGAGGACGTGGAGGTCCCGGTGATCACCTTGACGAAGGTCGGCCTGGTGATGATGTGCGTCGGCGGCGCCCTGGTCGCACTGGGCCTGTTCCAACGGGCGCGAGAGAGCGCCTAG
- the nucS gene encoding endonuclease NucS: MRLVIARCSVDYAGRLTAHLPSAPRLILVKADGSVSIHADDRAYKPLNWMSPPCTLKEGDGEQKDVWTVINKAGEKLIITMEEVLHDSSHELGVDPGLIKDGVEAHLQELLADRIEILGEGYTLIRREYMTAIGPVDILCRDAEGQTVAVEIKRRGEIDGVEQLTRYLELLNRDSHLAPVRGIFAAQEIKPQARVLATDRGIGCQVLDYDAMRGIEDDKLRLF, from the coding sequence ATGCGTCTCGTCATTGCCCGATGCTCCGTCGACTACGCGGGCCGGCTCACCGCCCACCTGCCCTCGGCGCCCCGTCTGATCCTGGTCAAGGCGGACGGCAGCGTCTCGATCCACGCGGACGACCGGGCCTACAAGCCCCTGAACTGGATGTCGCCGCCCTGCACCCTGAAGGAGGGTGACGGCGAGCAGAAGGACGTCTGGACGGTCATCAACAAAGCGGGCGAGAAGCTGATCATCACGATGGAGGAGGTCCTCCACGACTCCTCGCACGAACTGGGCGTTGACCCCGGTCTGATCAAGGACGGCGTGGAAGCGCACCTTCAGGAGCTCCTCGCCGACCGCATCGAGATCCTCGGCGAGGGCTACACGCTCATCCGCCGCGAGTACATGACCGCCATCGGCCCGGTCGACATCCTGTGCCGGGACGCCGAGGGCCAGACCGTCGCGGTGGAGATCAAGCGGCGCGGCGAGATCGACGGCGTGGAGCAACTCACGCGCTATCTGGAGCTGTTGAACCGGGATTCCCATCTCGCGCCGGTCCGCGGCATCTTCGCGGCCCAGGAGATCAAGCCGCAGGCCCGGGTCCTGGCGACGGACCGCGGCATCGGCTGCCAGGTGCTGGACTACGACGCGATGCGGGGCATCGAGGACGACAAGCTGCGGTTGTTCTGA
- a CDS encoding ABC transporter ATP-binding protein, which translates to MPIISTAGLARTFQTKLGPVEAVRGIDLTVREGEILGFLGPNGAGKTTTLRMLTTLLAPTGGAATVAGCDLVTDPAGVRRACGYVAQSGGVDPQISVREELVTQGRLYRLTKPQATERAEELARDLDLTDLLDRKAGALSGGQRRRLDIAMALTHRPKVLFLDEPTTGLDPGSRADLWALIRRLRDEHGTTVFLTTHYLDEADALSDRLVVVDRGVVVAEGTPTALKLQYGGSIDASLQDTFLAITGRGPSPADTAPVAV; encoded by the coding sequence ATGCCCATCATCAGTACGGCCGGACTGGCCCGTACCTTCCAGACGAAACTCGGCCCGGTCGAGGCCGTGCGCGGCATCGACCTGACCGTCCGCGAGGGCGAGATCCTCGGCTTCCTGGGCCCGAACGGGGCCGGCAAGACGACGACCCTGCGCATGCTGACGACCCTGCTGGCGCCCACCGGGGGCGCGGCGACCGTGGCGGGCTGCGATCTCGTGACCGACCCCGCCGGAGTGCGGCGGGCGTGCGGTTACGTGGCCCAGTCGGGCGGGGTCGACCCGCAGATCAGCGTGCGGGAGGAACTGGTCACCCAGGGCCGGCTGTACCGCCTGACGAAGCCGCAAGCGACCGAGCGCGCCGAGGAGTTGGCGCGCGACCTGGACCTGACCGACCTCCTCGACCGCAAGGCCGGCGCCCTCTCCGGCGGCCAGCGGCGGCGCCTCGACATCGCGATGGCGCTCACGCACCGCCCGAAGGTCCTCTTCCTCGACGAGCCGACGACCGGCCTCGACCCCGGCAGCCGCGCCGATCTGTGGGCCCTGATCCGGCGCCTGCGCGACGAGCACGGCACGACGGTGTTCCTGACCACCCACTACCTCGACGAGGCCGACGCCCTCTCCGACCGCCTGGTCGTCGTCGACCGGGGCGTGGTCGTGGCCGAGGGAACGCCGACCGCGCTGAAGCTGCAGTACGGCGGCTCGATCGACGCGAGCCTCCAGGACACGTTCCTCGCCATCACCGGCCGCGGTCCCTCCCCGGCCGACACCGCCCCCGTAGCCGTATAG
- a CDS encoding 3-hydroxyacyl-CoA dehydrogenase family protein — translation MARKLAVIGAGLMGSGIAQVSAQAGWDVVLRDVTDEALKRGTDGIKASYDKFVSKGKLEAHDADAALARITATTDLDAAADADIVVEAVFEKLEVKHEIFRALDKIVGEDTVLASNTSAIPITKIAAATERPERVVGVHFFSPVPMMQLCELVRGYKTSDETLATAREFAESVGKTCIVVNRDVAGFVTTRLISALVVEAAKLYESGVATAEDIDLACKLGFGHAMGPLATADLTGVDILLHATSNIYTESQDEKFAPPELMRRMVDAGDIGRKSGQGFYSY, via the coding sequence GTGGCACGGAAGCTTGCCGTCATCGGCGCCGGCTTGATGGGTTCCGGGATCGCTCAGGTCTCCGCTCAGGCGGGCTGGGACGTGGTCCTGCGTGACGTCACCGACGAGGCGTTGAAGCGCGGCACCGACGGCATCAAGGCGTCGTACGACAAGTTCGTCAGCAAGGGCAAGCTGGAGGCGCACGACGCCGACGCCGCCCTGGCCCGTATCACCGCGACCACCGATCTGGACGCCGCCGCGGACGCGGACATCGTCGTCGAGGCCGTCTTCGAGAAGCTCGAAGTGAAGCACGAGATCTTCCGAGCCCTCGACAAGATCGTGGGCGAGGACACCGTGCTCGCCTCCAACACCTCCGCCATCCCGATCACCAAGATCGCGGCCGCCACCGAGCGTCCCGAGCGGGTCGTGGGTGTGCACTTCTTCTCGCCGGTCCCGATGATGCAGCTGTGCGAGCTGGTCCGCGGTTACAAGACGAGCGACGAAACCCTCGCCACCGCGCGCGAGTTCGCCGAGTCGGTCGGCAAGACCTGCATCGTCGTCAACCGGGATGTCGCCGGTTTCGTGACGACCCGCCTCATCTCGGCGCTCGTCGTCGAGGCCGCCAAGCTCTACGAGTCGGGCGTCGCCACCGCCGAGGACATCGACCTCGCCTGCAAGCTGGGCTTCGGTCACGCCATGGGCCCCCTCGCCACGGCCGACCTCACCGGCGTCGACATCCTGCTGCACGCCACGAGCAACATCTACACCGAGTCCCAGGACGAGAAGTTCGCCCCGCCGGAGCTGATGCGCCGGATGGTGGACGCGGGTGACATCGGCCGCAAGAGCGGGCAAGGCTTCTACAGCTACTGA
- a CDS encoding ATP-binding protein produces MDPNTRGPEEYGHDGDGQSSRQRPPRDPLTPDFGQHSPALARTVQLVSGDFLLTVNPVDGSEIEVCPPAERPTRPEKLTPAERAEVDRAATPPVPPGPTRPAQPLLARQDEREQLVRMLARGRSVRLVGSPGAGRTSLLDLVAEDCEDLAPDGVVRLTGYRRTPADLLYELFYSVYGAPLHRPDQDELLGFVREIGAVVVLDDIEFGGAALDELLDATPECAFLIGATPDVPAPSTESGIEEVALGGLERADSVELLERQVGRVLTEDEANWAGDLWFESEGLPLRFVQAGALLRQRDRLRAGADAVDEYGVFEDAPPVDAPFDGPVDAPFGTEGGGVETPLPSLGEAAGPAPLLASRLSASARATLKFAVALGGEVPHQAHLPALVGDTHADAALGELTDCGLVTPVGSRYRLAAGVQAQLEAAGYTEDVRESALTAAQHYTWWAGHPSVTPERVAAEADAVLAALAVLVPGTTPPAEGEESPTVQLARTAAPAFAAGLCWSAWERALRAGAEAARLAGDVTEQAYFHHELGVLALCGGQLDRARAELETSIGLRGALADKRGTVAGRRALALVSDRSGTTPGVAAFGATAGEEVPDARYEESQSPPGGVPAAFLPAGDATTLVTHRATSVSASSPASHKGLGGVRGFARRNLVAAGAGALLVAVLGTVVTLGATSDNDPDGPATQVGPNPSASQGVGDDSLGADEAEGDDGEGSGDTGTPTGSPTDPGPDGTYGTSDDPTPTDDATDPSDDPSGTKPGGSPSNSPTKPPSSTSKPPTSPKPPTETETEDPTDPPTEEPTDPPTEEPTDPPTSPTDTPTSSTSASGPASSSPTETTSSASAPQSTDEGSPSGGSDSLI; encoded by the coding sequence ATGGACCCGAACACCCGGGGACCCGAGGAGTACGGCCATGACGGCGACGGCCAGTCGTCCCGCCAGCGCCCGCCCAGGGATCCCCTCACACCCGACTTCGGACAGCACTCGCCCGCACTGGCCCGCACGGTGCAGCTGGTCTCGGGCGACTTCCTGCTCACCGTCAACCCCGTCGACGGCAGCGAGATCGAGGTCTGCCCGCCGGCCGAGCGGCCCACGCGGCCCGAGAAGCTGACCCCGGCCGAACGCGCCGAGGTCGACCGCGCCGCCACACCGCCCGTGCCGCCGGGACCGACCCGTCCCGCCCAGCCGCTCCTGGCCCGCCAGGACGAGCGCGAACAGCTGGTACGGATGCTGGCCCGCGGCCGCTCCGTACGCCTGGTCGGCTCGCCGGGCGCCGGCCGCACCAGCCTCCTCGACCTCGTCGCCGAGGACTGCGAGGACCTCGCCCCCGACGGCGTGGTCCGCCTCACCGGCTACCGCCGCACGCCCGCCGATCTGCTGTACGAGCTCTTCTACTCCGTCTACGGCGCACCCCTGCACCGTCCGGATCAGGACGAACTGCTCGGCTTCGTGCGGGAGATCGGCGCGGTCGTCGTCCTGGACGACATCGAGTTCGGCGGCGCCGCGCTCGACGAGCTGCTGGACGCGACCCCCGAGTGCGCGTTCCTGATCGGCGCCACGCCCGACGTGCCCGCCCCGTCCACCGAGTCCGGCATCGAGGAGGTCGCCCTCGGCGGCCTTGAGCGCGCCGACAGCGTGGAGCTGCTGGAGCGCCAGGTCGGCCGGGTCCTCACCGAGGACGAGGCGAACTGGGCCGGGGACCTGTGGTTCGAGTCGGAGGGTCTGCCGCTGCGGTTCGTCCAGGCCGGAGCCCTGCTGCGGCAGCGGGACCGGCTGCGGGCCGGCGCGGACGCCGTCGACGAGTACGGCGTCTTCGAGGACGCGCCGCCGGTCGACGCCCCGTTCGACGGGCCCGTCGACGCCCCGTTCGGTACTGAGGGCGGCGGTGTGGAGACACCCCTGCCCTCGCTCGGCGAGGCGGCAGGACCCGCTCCGCTGCTCGCCTCACGGCTCAGCGCCTCGGCCCGTGCCACCCTGAAGTTCGCCGTCGCGCTCGGCGGCGAGGTGCCGCACCAGGCGCATCTGCCGGCCCTGGTCGGTGACACCCACGCGGACGCCGCCCTCGGCGAGCTGACCGACTGCGGGCTGGTCACGCCGGTCGGCTCCCGCTACCGCCTCGCCGCCGGAGTGCAGGCCCAGCTGGAGGCCGCCGGATACACCGAGGACGTCCGGGAGAGCGCCCTCACGGCCGCGCAGCACTACACCTGGTGGGCCGGGCACCCCTCGGTCACGCCCGAGCGTGTCGCCGCCGAGGCGGACGCCGTGCTCGCCGCCCTCGCGGTGCTCGTGCCGGGCACCACACCGCCCGCCGAGGGCGAGGAGAGCCCGACGGTGCAGCTGGCCCGCACGGCGGCGCCCGCGTTCGCGGCGGGGCTGTGCTGGAGTGCCTGGGAGCGTGCCCTGCGGGCCGGTGCCGAGGCCGCACGCCTGGCCGGTGACGTCACCGAACAGGCCTATTTCCACCACGAGCTGGGCGTCCTCGCGCTCTGCGGCGGCCAGCTGGACCGGGCCCGCGCCGAGCTGGAGACCTCCATCGGCCTGCGCGGCGCCCTCGCCGACAAGCGCGGCACGGTCGCGGGCCGCCGCGCCCTCGCCCTGGTCTCGGACCGCTCCGGTACGACACCCGGAGTGGCCGCGTTCGGCGCGACGGCGGGCGAGGAGGTGCCGGACGCGCGGTACGAGGAGTCGCAGTCGCCGCCGGGTGGCGTACCGGCCGCATTCCTTCCCGCCGGCGACGCCACGACCCTGGTCACGCACCGCGCCACGTCGGTGTCTGCGTCGTCCCCGGCCTCGCACAAGGGCCTCGGCGGCGTCCGGGGCTTCGCGCGTCGCAACCTCGTCGCGGCCGGCGCGGGCGCGCTGCTCGTGGCCGTGCTCGGCACGGTGGTGACGCTCGGCGCAACGTCCGACAACGACCCCGACGGCCCGGCCACCCAGGTCGGCCCCAACCCGTCCGCCAGCCAGGGCGTCGGCGACGACAGCCTCGGCGCCGACGAGGCCGAGGGCGACGACGGGGAGGGCTCCGGCGACACGGGCACGCCCACCGGCAGCCCGACCGACCCGGGCCCCGACGGGACGTACGGCACCTCGGACGACCCGACGCCGACCGACGATGCGACGGACCCGTCGGACGACCCGAGCGGCACGAAGCCGGGCGGCAGTCCGTCGAACTCGCCGACCAAGCCTCCGTCGTCGACGTCGAAGCCGCCGACCTCGCCCAAGCCGCCCACCGAGACGGAGACCGAGGACCCGACGGACCCGCCGACCGAGGAGCCCACCGACCCGCCGACCGAGGAGCCGACGGACCCGCCGACCTCGCCGACGGACACCCCGACCAGCTCGACGTCGGCCAGCGGCCCGGCCTCCTCCAGCCCGACGGAGACCACCAGCTCGGCATCCGCTCCGCAGAGCACGGACGAGGGCTCGCCCAGCGGCGGCTCCGACTCCCTGATCTGA
- a CDS encoding sensor histidine kinase has product MQSRTLPGNQARTARTVLDGAMLLPRPRRFDVYIAVGGLLGGLLLVSIGLGTRPADDPITLFDGPWPILVPLGVMACCELLRRAAPRTALLTGSVAICADVVTQGNLATVLMFTDIVYAAVLYGPLASARRIQWITGLLTVAATLVPFAVWRKPEALLIGVVVGVVAYGPAATGWIVRNHRDAAEAARLRAEQTALLAEMDRAQAVTSERSRMARELHDMVANHLSAIAIHSTAALSFDDPKTSRDALTVIRENSVEGLAEMRRLIGILRDAGGDTEPVAAPTLDGLDALVEGARTNGLDVHLDADPGTVPTPVELAAYRIVQESLTNALKHAGPGRVTVSLARRDGSLTVTVTSPYGDRDGPRAPGSGAGLVGMRERVALLDGTFEAGPEDSPDGKVWAVRAALPVTDTVEGDPA; this is encoded by the coding sequence ATGCAGTCCAGGACCCTTCCCGGGAATCAGGCGCGGACCGCGCGCACCGTGTTGGATGGAGCCATGCTCCTCCCCCGCCCGCGCCGCTTCGACGTGTACATCGCTGTCGGCGGGCTGCTAGGCGGCCTGCTGCTGGTGAGCATCGGCCTGGGCACCCGGCCCGCCGACGACCCGATCACGCTCTTCGACGGCCCCTGGCCCATCCTGGTGCCGCTCGGCGTCATGGCCTGCTGCGAGCTGCTGCGCCGAGCGGCCCCGCGCACAGCACTGCTGACCGGCTCGGTCGCGATCTGCGCGGACGTCGTGACACAGGGCAATCTGGCGACGGTCCTGATGTTCACGGACATCGTCTACGCGGCCGTGCTGTACGGCCCGCTCGCCTCGGCCCGCCGCATCCAGTGGATCACCGGCCTGCTCACGGTGGCCGCGACACTGGTGCCTTTCGCGGTGTGGCGCAAGCCCGAGGCGCTGCTGATCGGCGTGGTCGTCGGAGTCGTGGCGTACGGTCCCGCCGCCACGGGCTGGATCGTGCGCAACCACCGTGACGCCGCCGAGGCCGCCCGGCTGCGCGCCGAACAGACCGCGCTGCTCGCCGAGATGGACCGCGCGCAGGCCGTGACGTCGGAACGCTCGCGCATGGCACGCGAGTTGCACGACATGGTCGCCAACCACCTCTCCGCCATCGCCATCCACTCCACGGCCGCGCTCTCCTTCGACGATCCGAAGACCTCCCGGGACGCCCTGACGGTCATCCGCGAGAACAGCGTCGAGGGCCTCGCCGAGATGCGCCGGCTCATCGGCATCCTGCGCGACGCCGGCGGCGACACCGAGCCGGTCGCCGCCCCCACGCTCGACGGCCTGGACGCACTGGTCGAGGGCGCCCGCACCAACGGCCTCGACGTCCACCTCGACGCGGACCCCGGCACCGTCCCCACCCCCGTCGAACTCGCCGCCTACCGCATCGTGCAGGAGTCGCTGACCAACGCCCTCAAGCACGCCGGCCCTGGCCGGGTCACCGTGTCCCTCGCCCGCCGGGACGGCTCGCTCACCGTCACGGTGACCAGCCCGTACGGCGACCGTGACGGCCCGCGCGCCCCCGGCTCCGGCGCCGGTCTGGTCGGCATGCGGGAACGCGTCGCGCTGCTGGACGGCACGTTCGAGGCCGGCCCCGAGGACTCGCCCGACGGCAAGGTCTGGGCCGTACGCGCCGCCCTCCCCGTCACCGACACCGTCGAAGGAGATCCCGCATGA